The [Pantoea] beijingensis genomic sequence GTGTCCGATCATGGCTGCCGATTATTCAATCCTTTCTGGCAAAATGACAACAGCAAGTGAGATTGCTCACAAATAGAATCCTCCACAGGAACATTTCCTTTCATCTGGCCTAAAAAATACAGTTCCGTGAGCTGCGCCGCAGAAGGTTGTGCATTTGCATAAAAATATAAGGGTAATTAACTAAAATATAGTGCATAAATCTAGTGTGTCCCACTGACATGATTTCTATACTCAATCTCGTGTTGAATACTTAGTTATTTTTATCGCCGCGAAATTAACGTATTTGCCAATAAATAAAATCGCCGTATTTACATCAACATCATTCTGATACCCACCAAGATGTGTATGCAGTTCAGAGTGAAAGTAGCTTGTTGCTATATTTCAGGAGTGCATCATGAATACAGTAAGCCAAACAGTGGGTGCGATAGAAAAAAGAACTCACGCCCGCTATTGGATTGTGGTGATGTTATTTATCGTCACCTCTTTTAACTACGGGGATCGTGCCACTTTATCGATCGCTGGTTCTTCAATGGCCAAAGAGATTGGATTAGATCCTGTGGGTATGGGTTATATCTTCTCCGCCTTTTCCTGGGCGTATGTCATTGGGCAAATTCCCGGAGGCTGGTTATTAGATCGCTTCGGTTCGAAGCGCGTCTACTTCTGGAGCATCTTTATCTGGTCGCTTTTCACGCTGTTACAGGGATTTGTCGATATCTTTAACGGGGCCGGCATCATTGCCGCATTATTTGCACTGCGCTTTCTCGTTGGCCTGGCTGAGTCTCCCTCATTTCCGGGTAACAGCCGTATCGTTGCAGCCTGGTTTCCAGCCCAGGAGCGCGGAACCGCTGTCGCTATCTTTAACTCTGCACAATATTTTGCCACTGTAATTTTCGCTCCGATCATGGGCTGGTTGACGTCACAGGTAGGATGGGCGCATGTGTTCTGGTTTATGGGCGGGCTTGGCATCATTTTAAGTTTCATTTGGCTGAAAGTCATCCACGATCCCGTCGACCATCCGGGGGTGAATAAAGCCGAGCTGGAATACATGGAACAGGGCGGTGCACTGATTAACATGGATCAGAAGAAAGAGGATCGTAAAGTTAGCTGGCGGGAAAAGTTAAACCAAATCAAACAGCTGCTTACATCACGTATGATGATCGGTGTTTATCTTGGTCAATACTGTATCAATGCGCTGACCTACTTCTTTATTACCTGGTTCCCGGTCTACCTGGTACAGGCGCGCGGCATGTCAATTCTGAAAGCAGGGTTTGTTGCTTCTGTTCCTGCGGTCTGTGGATTTCTCGGTGGCGTGCTGGGCGGCGTGATTTCCGACTGGCTGATGCGTAGAACGGGGTCTCTCAATATTGCGCGTAAAACACCTATCGTACTAGGCATGCTGCTCTCCATCACCATGGTGGTATGTAACTACGTTGAGACGGAATGGGTCGTTGTGTTCTTTATGGCTGTCGCTTTCTTCGGTAAGGGGATTGGTGCGCTTGGCTGGGCCGTCATGGCTGATACCGCGCCCAAAGAGATCGGCGGCCTGAGCGGCGGGTTGTTCAATATGTTCGGTAATGCGTCAGGGATCATCACGCCGATCGCCATTGGCTACATCATCGCGACAACCGGATCTTATAACGGCGCACTGATCTACGTGGGGATTCATGCACTCGTTGCGGTACTGAGCTATGTCGTGCTGGTGGGCGATATTAAACGTATCGAACTGAAAGCCTCAGCCTGAAAAAGGTTATTCATGCGTAGCCTGGCACCCTAACCCGAATTTATCAGAATCCATAAGGACAATGATCATGAGCCAACAGAACACAACACCGATTATTAAATCGCTACAGGTGATTCCCGTTGCCGGACTCGACAGCATGTTACTCAATCTGAGCGGTGCACATTCTCCCTTTTTCACCCGCAATATCGTCATTATTAAAGACAATGCTGGCCATACTGGCGTGGGGGAAGTTCCCGGTGGAGAGCGTATTCGTCAGACGCTTGAGGATGCTGCAGCGCTGATCGTAAAGAAAAGCGTTGGAGAATATAAAAATCTGCTGAGCCTGGTGCGGAGCACCTTCGCCGATCGCGATACAGCAGGGCGGGGAAATCAAACGTTTGATTTACGCACCACCATCCACGTTGTGACCGGAATTGAAGCGGCACTTCTCGATCTGTTAGGGCAGCACCTTGGCGTAAACGTTGCCAGTTTACTGGGAGATGGTCAGCAGCGCGATCGCGTAGAAATGCTGGGTTATCTGTTTTACGTCGGTGACTGCAACAGAACGTCCTTGCCATATCAAAGCCAACCGAATGCCTCCTGTGATTGGTATCGACTCCGTCATGAAGAGGCGCTGACGCCAGAAGCTGTGGTGCGTCTGGCGGAAGCAGCATGGGAGAAATATGGCTTTAACGATTTCAAACTGAAAGGTGGCGTGCTGGCGGGGATCGAAGAAGCTGAAGCGGTAACGGCACTGGCAAAACGCTTCCCCGAGGCGCGTATTACGCTGGACCCGAACGGTGCCTGGTCTTTGAATGAAGCAATCGATCTTGGCAAACAGCTCACCGGCGTACTGGCTTACGCCGAGGATCCCTGCGGTGCTGAGCAGGGGTATTCCGGACGGGAAGTGATGGCGGAGTTTCGCCGCGCAACCGGCATGATGACCGCTACGAATATGATCGCGACGG encodes the following:
- a CDS encoding MFS transporter, with the translated sequence MNTVSQTVGAIEKRTHARYWIVVMLFIVTSFNYGDRATLSIAGSSMAKEIGLDPVGMGYIFSAFSWAYVIGQIPGGWLLDRFGSKRVYFWSIFIWSLFTLLQGFVDIFNGAGIIAALFALRFLVGLAESPSFPGNSRIVAAWFPAQERGTAVAIFNSAQYFATVIFAPIMGWLTSQVGWAHVFWFMGGLGIILSFIWLKVIHDPVDHPGVNKAELEYMEQGGALINMDQKKEDRKVSWREKLNQIKQLLTSRMMIGVYLGQYCINALTYFFITWFPVYLVQARGMSILKAGFVASVPAVCGFLGGVLGGVISDWLMRRTGSLNIARKTPIVLGMLLSITMVVCNYVETEWVVVFFMAVAFFGKGIGALGWAVMADTAPKEIGGLSGGLFNMFGNASGIITPIAIGYIIATTGSYNGALIYVGIHALVAVLSYVVLVGDIKRIELKASA
- the gudD gene encoding glucarate dehydratase produces the protein MSQQNTTPIIKSLQVIPVAGLDSMLLNLSGAHSPFFTRNIVIIKDNAGHTGVGEVPGGERIRQTLEDAAALIVKKSVGEYKNLLSLVRSTFADRDTAGRGNQTFDLRTTIHVVTGIEAALLDLLGQHLGVNVASLLGDGQQRDRVEMLGYLFYVGDCNRTSLPYQSQPNASCDWYRLRHEEALTPEAVVRLAEAAWEKYGFNDFKLKGGVLAGIEEAEAVTALAKRFPEARITLDPNGAWSLNEAIDLGKQLTGVLAYAEDPCGAEQGYSGREVMAEFRRATGMMTATNMIATDWRQMGHTLSLQSVDIPLADPHFWTMQGSVRVAQMCNDFGLTWGSHSNNHFDISLAMFTHVAAAAPGTITAIDTHWIWQEGNQRLTKQPLEIKNGMVQVPEKPGLGVELDMDQLMQAHALYQRHGLGARDDAQAMQFLLPNWTFDNKRPCLVR